A stretch of DNA from Micromonospora sp. NBC_01813:
CGGCTGACCTACAAGGGCACCCGCAAGGAGGTCGACAAGGCGCTCGACGCCCGTGCCGCGGCGATGGGCGTCAGTCGGGCCGAGATCGAGGAGTTGGCGGTGCCCGACTACGGCCTGTCCGAGGTCGGCCGGCACGAGGTGCCGGCGGGTGGTTGCCGGGTTGAGCTTCAGGTCAGCGGTACGGCCACCACGGTGACCTGGTTCAACGAGTCCGGCCGGGCGGTGAAGAGCCCGCCGGCGGCGGTACGCCGCGACCACCCGCAGGTCGTCGCCGACGTCAAGGTGCTCGCCAAGGACGTGGCCGGGATGCTGGTGGCGCAGTCCGCCCGGCTGGACGGGCTGTTCCTGGCCCAGCGCAGCTGGACGCTGTCGGTGTGGTTGGAGCGCTATCTGGACCATCCGCTGGTCGGCACGTTGGCCCGCCGGCTGATCTGGCTGGTCGACGGCGTGCCGTGCGGCTGGGTCGATGACGCGTTGCGAACGGTCGACGACGCCCCGGTGAGCGCCGCCGCCGACGCGTCGGTGCAGCTGTGGCATCCGATCGGCCGGCCGGTGCCGGAGGTGGTGGCCTGGCGTGACTGGCTGGAGTGGCACGGGGTGGTGCAGCCGTTCAAGCAGGCCCACCGGGAGGTGTATCTGCTCACCCCGGCCGAGGAGACGACCGGGACGTACTCGAACCGGTTCGCCGGGCACATTCTGCGTCAGCATCAATATCACGCGTTGGCCGCCGCCCGGGGCTGGGCCGACAAGCTGCGGCTGATGGTCGACGACGTCTATCCGCCGACGGTGCGGGAGTTGCCGCAGTGGGGTCTGCGGGCCGAGTACTGGGTGGAGGGGATCGGCGACGACTACGGCGTCGACACCACCGATGCCGGGTCCTATCTGCGGCTGGTCACCGATCAGGTGCGGTTCTATCCGATCGACGCCGCCACGAACTCGGCGCACGCCTCCGGCGGCGGCTACGGCCGGGACATGTGGCGCAACGCCGATGGGGATCCGGCCGAGCCGTTGCCGTTGGATCAGGTGCCGCCGCTGGTGCTCAGCGAGGTGATGCGCGACGTCGACCTGTTCGTCGGGGTGTCCAGTGTCGGTAACGATCCGACCTGGTCGGATGGTGGCCCGCAGGGCAGGTACCGGGACTACTGGACGTCGTACAGCTTCGGGGAGTTGTCGGCGACCGCGCAGACCCGCCGGGATCTGCTGGTCCGGCTGCTGCCCCGGCTGGCGGTCGGCAAGCAGGCCAGCATCGACGGCCGGTTCCTGGTGGTCGAAGGGGAGTTGCACACCTACAAGATCCATCTGGGTTCGGGGAACATCCTGATGAGCCCGAACGACCGCTACCTGTGCATCGTGCCGGACCGGTCGGCGTCGCGACCAGGCAAGCAGGCAGGGAAGCAGGCGGGGGAGCGGGAGTTCCTGCCGTTCGAGGGCGACGGGGTCCTCGCGGTGATCCTCAGCAAGGCGATGCTGCTGGCCAAGGATTCGGAGATCACCGATCCGACGATCGTGGCGCAGATCGAGGAAGCTCGATAGTGACCGTGGGGTGTCGCCGGCCGGGACTCGGCCGGCGACACCCGCGCACCGTGTTTCGTGGACATTTCAGGCGAGTCTCGACAGAGGTATTGACCATCTATGTGAGCGCTAACAAGATGGGGCTTCCATACCGACCGCGTCTGGAGCTCGCATGCAAGCGTCCCGCACCCGTCGATTGTCCGTCGCTGCGACCTTGGCGCTCGTCGGTGCCGTACTGACCCCCGTCGGCGTACCTGCGCAGGCCGCGCAGCAGCAGACCTGGTCGCCCCGCTCGTCGTACACGTCGACCGACACCGGCGACGGCAGCTACTCCGTCCCGCTGCTGCGCTCCGACGTGCCGGACATCAGCGTCGAGCGGGTCCCGGCCGCCGAGAACGACGAAGGCCGGGACATCTACTACATGATCAGCACCACGATGCACCTCAGCCCCGGTGCGCCGATCATGAAGTCCTACGACCTGGTCAACTGGGAGATCGTCAACTATGTCTTCGACCGGGCGAGCATCGGCGACTCGTTCTCGCTGCGCAACGGGCAGAACTCGTACGGCCAGGGCCAGTGGGCGTCGTCGCTGCGCTACCACGACGGCATGTTCTACGTCGCGTTCAACACCAACAACCTTGGCGGCGCGTACGTCTACCGTACCGATGATATCGACGACGGCGCCTGGCAGCGGACCGCGCTCGGCCGCGGCCTGCACGACCCGTCGCTCTTCTTCGACGTCGACGGCACCCCGTACATCTTCTACGGATCCGGTGGCACCAGCGCGGTGCGGCTCAACGCCGGCCTGACCGCCATCGAGCAGAACTACCCGAACATCTTCACCGCCGCCGACTACGCCGGCCAGCCGTTCATCGGCGGACTGTTCGAGGGCGCCCAGTTCTACTACATCGACGGCTACTACTACGCGGTGATCATCACCTGGCCGTCCGGGCAGGGCCGGCAGGTCGTGATGTTCCGCTCCACCGAACTGCTCGGCCGCTACACCTCGGCCGGTGGCGGCAACACCTACGTTGCCCGTGGGGTGCTCAACTCCAACGGCTTCGCCCAGGGCAGCCTGGTGCCGATCGCCACCGCCGACGGCGGCACCGACTGGCACGGCATGTTCTTCCGCGACACCTTCCCGATCGGCCGCATCCCGGCGCTGATCCCGGCCGTCTGGTCCGACGGCTGGCCGGTCTTCGGCACCAACGGCGTGGTGCCGGTCGGCGGCACGTTCGCCAAGCCGATCCAGCTCAGCCCGGCCGAGGAGCTGTTCCAGCGGCAGCAGAGCATCGTCGTCTCCGACGACTTCGCCAACGACGCCCCGCCCAAGGCGTACCAGGACGAGCAGTGGACGATCCCGACCCCGCCGCCGACCGGCGAAGCCCCGACCGAGGCCGAGATCACCCCGAACGGCTCCCGGCTGGCCATGGCGTGGCAGTGGAACCACGCGCCGGACAACCGCTACTGGTCGCTCACCGACCGGGACGGCTGGCTGCGACTGACCACGGGCAAGGTCGTGACCGGCGGGTACGTCTACACGAAGCTGTCCAACCGGGCCGAGCTGGCCTGGTTCGAGGAGGCCCGCAACACGTTGTCGCAGCGTACCTTCGGGCCACGTCAGTCCGTCGAGACCAGGATGGACATCTCCGCGATGCGCGACGGCGACGTGGCCGGCCTCGCCGCGTACAACCGGGGGTTTTCGTACGTGGCGGTCAAGCGCGTCGCCGGCGTGAACACCCTCGGGGTGGTCAACCGGGGCCAGCCGTTCGCGGTCGACCTCGATCAGGCGACCCTGGAAAGCTTCCTGCCGGGCAGCACCGTGCCGCTGGGTGACGCCACCGAGGTGCACCTCAAGGCGGATCTCGACTTCGCCTCGCCGACCGGGCAGCTCTGGACCACCTTCCACTACAGCCTCGACGGGCTCAGCTGGCACCAACTCGGCGGCCGGGTCGGCCCGCAGACCCTCGACGGCTCGCTGGCGCACTTCATGGGCCACCGGGTCGGGTTGTTCAACTATGCCACCCAGAGCACCGGCGGGCAGGTCGACTTCGACCACTACCTGCTCAGCGACGTGCTGACCGCGCAGGGCCGGCCGCTGGACACCGGTGCGCTCGACGACGCCATCGCGTACGCCGGCACGCTGGCCGAGGCCGACTATCCGGCGGACGCCTGGGCGGCGATGCGGGCCGCACTCGACGCCGCGGTGGCCGCACGGGCCGGCCAGTTCGGCACCCAGAACCAGATCGACGTGCCGGAGCGGGCACTCAGCTACCAACTGGCCCGGCTCGGCGTGCTCCGACTCGAGGTGCCACGACTGCTGTCGGTCACCGCGTCGAGCCGCTGTCTGGCGAAGAAGGCACAACTGGTCGTCGAACTCACCGGCATCACGTCGGCGCGGGTGACCGGCACGGTGACCTCCCCGTACGGCAGCAAGGAGTACGGGGTCGCGTCGGCGGCCAGCAAGGTGCGGACCTTCCCGACCGGCACGGCGTCGATGCCGGCCGGCGAGGTGACGGTGACCGCGACGGCCCGCGTCGACGGCACCGGAGTCAGCGAGACGGTGACCGTGCCGTACGCCGCGCAGACCTGCCAGTGACCTGTTTTCCAACCGGCTCAACTCGCAGATCAGATCAGAAGGGACACTCGTGAGACCACCCGTGCAAGGCAGGACCCGGCGACGGGTCGGCGCGCTCGCCGCGGTTGGCGCCCTGGTCGCCGCCGGGCTCGTCGCCCCGGCGTCGCCGGTGTACGCCGATGACGCCGACCTCGTCGTCAACGGCGGGTTCGAAGCCGGACTCGACGGCTGGTTCGTCAACAACGGCAACGCCACCGACAGCGCGACGCTGACGCCGACCGACGACGCCTACTCGGGCGCGAACGCGGTGCTCGTCACCGACCGGGCGACCACCGGATCCGGTCCGATGCAGGACCTGTCCGGCAAGGTGCAGGCCGGACAGACGTACACCCTGACTGCCCGGATCAAGTACGACAACGAGGCCTCGCCGGCGACCAAGCAGTTCTTCGCCACGATGCACTACGGCGGAGCCACCTACACCAACCTGGTCAGCGTGACCGCCGCCAGAGGCCAGTGGGCGCAGTTCACCGGGCAGTTCACCATTCCGGCGAGCCAGAGCGTCGGCACGGCGCGGCTGTTCTTCGAGACGCCGTGGACGGCCGACCCCGCCGCCGACCCGGACCTGCACCTGATGGACTTCACGCTCGACGACGTGTCGGTGGTCGGCGCCCCGCCGCCCGCCGCGCCGTCGAAGACGATCGAGGTCGTCGGCAAGCTGCCCGGCGAACACAACCCCTTGATCGGGCACAAGTTCGGTGCCGACGGGTACGGCTTCGTCCACGACGGCCGGGTCTACCTGTACCTGACCAACGACACCCAGGGGTACGCGCCGAACTCGGCCACCGGGGTCTCGCCCGGCATCAACTACGGCGACATCAACCAGATCACCGTGCTCTCCACGACCGACATGGTCAACTGGACGGACCACGGCGAGATCCAGGTCGCCGGCCCGAACGGGGTCGCGCCGTTCACCAACAACTCGTGGGCGCCCGGCATGGCCAGCAAGGTGGTCGACGGTGAGGAGAAGTTCTTCCTCTACTACGCCAACGGCGGTGGATCGAGCAACGTGATCACCGGTGCGTCGCCGGTCGGTCCGTGGGTGAGCGAGCGGACGAGCACCCTGATCGACGGCCGTACGCCCGGTGCCGAGGATGTCGCCTGGAAGTTCGACCCGGCACCGTTCGTCGACGACGACGGCGAGGAGTACCTCTACTTCGGTGGCGGTCCCGCGTCGACCAGCATGCCGCCGGCCGAGCGGTTCAACAACCCGAAGAACCTGCGGGCGATCGAACTCGGCGCGGACATGGTGTCGACCGAGGGGACGGCGGCGGTGGTGGACGCGCCGGTGGCCTTCGAGGCGGCCCAGGTGTTCAAGCGCGACGGTAGGTACTACCTGTCGTACTCGTCGCACTTCGGCGGGTCCGACTTCGGCGGCAACCAGACGCCGCTGCCCGGTTACCCCGGTGGCGGCCAGATCGGCTACCTGATCTCCGACGACCCGATGTCGTGGCCGAAGGAGACCTACGCGGGCGTGCTGTTCCCGAACCAGTCGCAGTTCTTCGGGGCCGGCACCGGCGGCAACAACCACCAGTCCGTGTTCGAGTACGAGGGCAGGCACTACTTCACCTACCACGCCCCGACGCTGAACAAGCGGATCAACGGCAACACCACCCAGGGTTACCGCAGCCCGCACATCCAGGAGTTGACCTTCAACTCCGACGGCACCATCCAGCAGGTCGTCGGCACCTATGCCGGTGTCGACCAGGTGCGCGACTTCGACCCGTACCGTGTCTTCGAGGCCGAGACGTTCGGCTGGAGCAAGGGTGTCGCGACCGCGAAGGTCGACGGCGGGTCGCCGCAGTTCGGCGACGCGGCGCCCAACCTGGTGGTGCGCGACGTCGACGTCGGCGACTGGACGGCGCTCTCCTCGGTGGACTTCGGCGCCGGTGCGGCGAGCCTGACGGCGAAGGTCCGCCCGCTGGTGGCCGGCGGGTCGATCCAGCTCCGGCTCGGCGACGTCACCGCGCCGGTGGTGGCGACCATCGGCGTCGACGGGCCGCCGGGCGAGTGGGCGGAGCTGACCGCGTCCCTCGACGGGGTCACCGGGGTGCACGACGTGTACTTCGCCTTCGCCGGACCGGCCGGGGACGACCTGTTCGAGGTCGACTCGTGGTCGTTCACCCCGGTGGCGGACGGCCCGGCGCTGGCCGTGTCGGCGACGGCCGATGTCCGGTGCTTCGGGCGCAACGCCCAACTCGTCGTCGACGTCAGCAACGACGCGCCGGCCCGGATCACCGGCACGGTCACCACCGGGTACGGCGAGAAGGAGTACGGCGTACAGCCGGCGACGAGCAAGGTGCGGAGCTTCCCGACCGGTGGGGCGGTCGTGCCGGCCGGCACGGCGACGGTGACCGCGTCGGCGCGGGTCGGCGGCGAACCGGTGTCGGTCTCGCTGGACGTCCCGTACGAGGCACACGTCTGCGACTGACCGCATCCGCGATCCATCGAACCGTCAGCGGCCCGGACTCTGTGTCCGGGCCGCTGATTGGTCGCTTGGGTCGGCTACAGCCGCGTTGGTGGTATCTGTCGCAGTTCGCGGCCAGCGAAATACGTCGATGAAACTAGCAATATGGCGGGTCCGTCACGCCCTGGTCGTCGGATAGCTTCGCGACAAGCTGTCAAACCACCAACACGGAAGGTGTGTGCTCATGGCGCAGAACGTCGCCAGTGCACCCAGCGGACCGCTGGCGCGGCTCAACGGTGCCCATCACAAGCTGGCGTTGAACGGCTTCCTCCTCGTCGTGCTCGCCCACTGGGCGGAACACCTCGTCCAGGCGTACCAGATCTGGGTGATGGGCTACCCCCGCCCGCAGGCCCGCGGGGTCCTCGGCCAGTGGTTCCCCTGGCTGGTCACCTCCGAATGGCTGCACTACGGGTACGCGATCGTCATGCTCGCGTTCCTCTTCCTGCTCCGCCGTGGCTTCGCCGGCCGGGCCCGCACCTGGTGGACGATCGCTCTCGCCATCCAGTTCTGGCACCACATCGAACACCTGCTGCTGCTGATCCAGGCGCTGACCGGCACCATCTTCTTCGGCCAGCCGGTGGTGACCAGCATCGTCCAACTGGTGATCCCCCGGGTCGAACTGCACCTGTTCTACAACTCGGTGGTCTTCATCCCGATGCTGATCGCGATGTATCTGCACCTGCGCCCCAACGAGCGCGAACTGCAGCAGGTGACCTGCAACTGCGCCGGTGACCGGGTGCGGCCGCGTCCACTCGCGACCAATGCCGTCTGACCGGATCGCGACGACCGGCGGCCGGTGGCGGTCCACCTTTCCGGTGGCGCTGGCCACGGTCGTCGGGTTCGTCGTCCTCACCGCCGCCCCGGCCTGGGCCAACGGCCGGTTGGAGCTGGCCGACCCGCCGCCGGACGCCGTGCTGGCGACCGCCCCGGACCAGGTGACCGTGACCTTCAGCGCCGACGTCCAGCCGGAGCTGTCGCACATCGAGGTCTTCGACGACAGCGGCGCCGAGGTGTCGTCCGGTGGCTACACCCAGCCGGAGCCGCAGCGGATGCGCCTGCCGCTCGACGTCCTCGCCGCCGGTGACTACACGATCGCGTACCACGTCACCTTCCCGGACGGCACGGACCTGACCGACGTCCACCGGTTCAGCGTCGGCACCGGTGCCCCGCCGGCGCCGCTGGACGCCGCGACCCGGCAGGCGAGCACCGACGCGGTGTCCCAGCACGCCCACCGGATCGACGGATTCAGCGCGACCCTGCTGGTCATCGACGGGCTGGTGCTGCTGGTAGTGCTCGCGATGCTGTGGCTGCGCCCCCGCGACGGCCGCCCGATGACACTTCGTCCCGACCCATCCACCTGACAACGGACCGTAGCCGCAGAACCGCCAGAGTGGACTAAGGTATCGACGGGTTGTCTGGCTGAGGTCTTGACCGGTCCGCCCGGGTGCTCGATCGTCATGGATATTCCGACCCCCGGGAGACCTCCATGACGGATTCGTCGTCCGCGCCCCTGCACCACCGCTATCTCATCGTCGGTGCCGGTCCGGCCGGCCTGCAGCTCAGCTACTACCTGCAGCAGGCCGGCTGCGACTACCAGACCCTGGAACGCGCCGACACCCCCGGCGAGTTCTTCCGCCGGTTCCCCCGGCACCGGGGGCTCATCTCGCTGAACAAGGTGCACACGGTCAGCACCGACCCGGAGATCCGGCTGCGCTGGGACTGGAACTCCCTGCTGCACGAGCCGTTCACGCTGCCGTTCTCCGACTACAGCCGGGAGTACTACCCCGGCGCCGACGACCTGGTCCGGTACCTCGCCGACTTCGCCGACCACCACCGGCTGGCGATCCGCTACCGGACCGCCGTCGAACGGGTGGAGAAGACCGCCGGCGGGTTCCTCGTCCACACCGCAGACCAGGTGTACAGCTGCGAATGCCTGATCATGGCCACCGGCTGGGGGCAGCCCAACGTTCCCGACGTACCCGGCGTCGAACACGCCGTCGGATACGAGGCGATGAGCACCGACCCGACCGACTACGCCGGGCAGCGTGTGCTGATCCTCGGCAAGGGCAACTCGGCCTTCGAGACCGCGTCGGCGATCCTCGGACAGGCGGCGATGGTGCATCTGGCCAGCCCCCGGCCGATGCGCCTGGCCTGGAACACCAAGCACCCGGGCGACGTACGCGGTCATCACGGCGCGGTGATGGACAGCTACCAGTTCAAGACCCTGCATTCGGTGCTCGACTGCGTCATCGACGAGATCAAACCGGTGGGGGACAGGTTCGAGGTCCACCTGACCTACACCCACGCCGACGGGGAGACCGCGGTGATGGAGTACGAAACCGTGCTGCGCTGCACCGGGTTCGCGATGGACACGTCGGTCTTCGACGCCAGTGCCCGACCTCGGATGGTGCCCAGCGGACGGCTGCCGCTGACCCGTCCGGATTGGCAGTCGGCCGACGTGGACGGCCTCTACTTCGCCGGCACCCTGGCCCAGGACCGCGACTTCAAGAAGGCGTCCTCGGCCTTCATCGACGGCTTCCGCTACAACCTGCGCGCGCTCACCGCACTGCTGCGTGAACGCTACGACGGGGTGCCGTTGGCCTACGAGAAGGTGGCCGCCGACGCCGACTCGCTCACCACGACCGTGCTGGACCGCGTCAACTGGAGCTCGGCACTGTGGACCCAGTTCGAGTTCCTGGTCGACGCCCTGGTCGTCGACTCCGGCACCGGGCAGGTGCGGCACTACCAGGACCTGCCCGAGGACCACGTGGTGCAGCGGTTCCACGATGAGCGCCACTACTACACGTTCGGGTTGCGGTGGGGCCGCGACGCGTACTCCGACGTGTTCGCCATCGAACGGCACCCGCAGCCGGACCGGGCCGCCGAGAGCGCCTTCATCCACCCGGTGGTACGCCGCTACCGCCACGGCGAACTGGTCGAGGAACTGCACCTGCTGGAGGATCTGCTCGCCGAGTGGCGTCGACCGGATCGGCACGTACAGCCGCTGTTGGACTTTTTCGCCACCGACCTGGCCCGCCCGTAGCTCACCGGCGGACCAGCACCTCGGACAGTGGTTTGCGGGTCAACTGTGGCACGGTGACCCCGTCGGCGGGATAGCCGACGGGCATCACCACGCAGGCCCGTTCCTCGGCCGGCCGGTCACAGATCTCGTTGAGGAACCGCATCGGGCTCGGGGTGTGGGTGAGGGTGGCCAGCCCGGACAGGTGCAGCGCGGTGATCAGCACACCGACCGCGATCCCCACCGACTCCTTGACGTAGTAGGGCTTCGGGGTGCGGGGACCCTGATGCACCTCGAATACGACGATGACGACCGGGGCGACCTCCAGGAACGGCTTCTCCCAGTCGGTGCCGATCGGGGCGACCGCCTGGAGCCACTCGGCCGAGGCCCGCCGGGTGTAGAACTCGCGTTCCTCGGACTCGGCCGCCTGCCGTAGCCGGCGTTTGCGCTGCGCGTCGGTCACCACGACGAACCGCCACGGCTGCAGGTTGGCGCCGCTGGGCGCGGAGGCGGCCGCCCGTACCGCCTGCTCGATCACCTCCAGCGGCACCGGTTCGGCGGAGAAGTGCCGGACCGAGCGGCGGGTCGCCATCCGGTCGGCGAAGGCGCGGACCGTGCGGTCCATCACCGTCGGTTCGAGCCGGTCGAGGTGGAGCTGGGTCGTCGCGATGTCCTTCACCGGTGCCTCCAGAGCGGGTCGAATGTCCCCCTCTCCAGAGTGACCTAGATTGGGCCGCCGCCAATACGGAGCATTGCGCTGTCTGGCGCGGGGCCGGGCGGCGGCTGCTCAGCCGGAGGTGTGTTCGGCCAGCCAGTCGACCACCGCGGGGAGCCCGCCGCGCCCGGCCACCGCCCGCTGCCGGCGGGCACCGGTGCCGTCGGCGAGGAGCCGATCCAACCCCGCGGTCACCTGTGGATACGCGTCCTGTCCACGGAGCACCGGCTCGATCGTCGCGACGAGTTCGCCGACCAGGTCGGCGGCCGGCCGCAGGCGTCCGGTGAACAGGTCCAGCCCGTCGCCGTCCAGTCCGTCGCGGGCCGCTCGCCAGTACGCCACCCGCATCAGCTCGGCCGGCACGTCGACCGCCGGCCTGCCCTGCCACACCGCCGTCGACAGCTGCGTCACCAGCGCCCGCACCACCGCCGCGTACAACGCGGACTCCTCGGCGGTGACGGCGATGTCGGCGACCCGCACCTCCAGCGTGGGGTTGCTCTCCGAGGGCCGGACATCCCAGAAGATGGTGCCCCGGTCCACCAGCGCGCCGGTGGCCAGCAGCGATTCCACCGTCTGGTCGTAGTGGGCGGCCGAGTCGAACCGGGGTGGTGGACCGGCCACCGGCCAGCGTGACCAGGTCATGGTGCGCCAGCTGGCGTACCCGGAATCGCGGTTGTCCCAGAACGGCGAGTTGGCGGTCAGGGTCGACAGCACCGGCAGGTACGGCCGGAGGTGGTTGCCGACCCGCACGGCCCAGTCCCGGTCCGGCATCTCCACGTGTACGTGCAGGGCGCAGATTGCCAGTTCGTCGTGCAGGCCGCGGAAGGTCGCGGTGCCCCGGCTCTGCCTCGGCCCGGTGGTGATCGGCGGGGGCACCGGACCGGCGACGGTGGCCGAGCCGCTGGCGACCACCCGTAACCCGGCCGCGTTGGCCGATTCGCTGATGACCTTCCGGGCCTCGGTCAGCTGGGCGACCAGCTCGGTGAAGCTGGTGCACGGCGCCGTGCGGGTCTCCACCTGCAAGGGGGTGATCTCACCGGCCACCCGGCCACCCAGCACCGGCGACGCGGCACGCACGATTTCCGCCGCGCGGGGCACCGGCGCCCGGGTGATCGCGTCGACGACGATGAACTCCTCTTCGACGCCGAATCGTGGGGCGGTGTCCGGCGGGTTGCGGAGACTCATGGGCGGTCCCTTCTCGACTCGCACTCACGGGCAGCACATGTGGATGTCCGGAGCGTAGTCGTGATGGGGGCCACCACGCTGCCTACTTCAGGCGCGCGGCACGACGAATCGATCTGCGGTCGAGCCGGCGGGGTGGCCGTCGGCCGGACCGGCGGGGTGGCCGTCGGCGGGACCGGCGGGGTGGCCGTCGGTCGGGCCGGCGGAGCCGTCGAGAATCTCGGCGACCAGGCCGGCGAGCAGCGCGGCGCGGTCGGGCATCATCGATACGTCGACCCATTCGTCGCGGGCGTGGGCACCGCCGCCGACGCCGCCGAGGCCGTCCAGGGTGGGGACTCCGAGCGCGCCGGTGAAGTTCGCGTCGGACGCCCCGGGCGCGTGCACACCCACCACCGGCGGCAGCCCCAACCGCCGGCCGACGCGCTGGGCGATCGCCAACAACGGCAGGGCCACGCTCTCCTGCAGCGGGTACCGGTTCACCCCGCCGTGCACGAGCAGCTGCGATCCGGTGAGTGCCGGAGTGATGGCTCGGATCATCCGGTCCACCCGGTCGAGCTCCGCACCGGTCCAGGCCCGGACGTCGACACAGAACTGTGCGGACTCCGGAACCTGGTTGGTCATGGTGCCACCCCGGAGCATGGTCGGGGTGACGCTGGTGCCTTCGGCGGCGAGGGTCCGTACCGCCAGCAGTTGGTGAGCCAGCTCCACGGAGGCGTTCACGCCCAGGTGCGGCTCCACCCCGGCGTGCGCGGCCCGCCCGCGTACGGTGATCCAATACACCGATCCGCCCTTGCGGGCCACCTTCAGTGCGCCGGTGTCCGTGCTGGGCTCGCCGACCAGCACCACCCGGGACCGGCCGGCCTGCTGCTCGATCAGGGACCGGGAGGTGGGTGAGCCGCTCTCCTCGTCGCAGGTCAGCAGCAGGCCGACCCGGGACGTGTCGGGCAGCAGCGACAACGCGGTGAGCATCTGCACGATCCCGGACTTCATGTCGCAGACGCCCGGCCCGGTCGCGATCCGACCATTGACAGTGAATGGCCAGTCGGTGATCGTGCCGGCCGGCCACACCGTGTCGTAGTGCCCGATCAGGAGGACCTGTTGATCCGGTGCCGGCCAGAGCAGGTGGGTAAGGCCATCGTGGACGATGCGGTGTGCGGGGCGGCCAAGCACCGTACTGCCCCAGTCGTCGAGCAGGTCGGCGCAGGAGCGCAGCTCAGCCACCGCACCGGGCGGTGACTCCGTCGCCACCAGGACGCCGAGTCGGCGCACCATGGTCGATGTCTGTGCCCGCGCGGTCCGTCGTATCGCCTCGGTATCCATCATGGGCCGATCGTGATGCCCATGGTCGGACCGGGGCAATACCTCTGGGTGCTCTTCCGGATGCGCTGCGTGTCGGATACGGTGTGCTGCCGACGATCGGGCAGGTTGGGAGAAGCCCGATGCCGGCACCGGCCCGCACCTCGCCGCTGTCTGGTGGCGGCCGTACGCCGAGGAGGCTGACGCATGGCACACATCAATCTGGGACTGGACGAAAAGGAACACCCCGGGATCACCGGATTGTTCGGGTACCGCCCGGAAACCGCCGGACCACTCAACGCGCTCGCCGACGCGCTGCTGCACGCCCCACATCCCAGCCTCACCGCAGGCGAGCGGGAGCTGATCGCCGCGTACGTCTCCAGTCTGAACGACTGCAGCTTCTGCTGCTCCTCGCACTCGGCCTTCGCGGCGGCGCAGCTCGACGGCGGCATGCCGCTGGTGCTGTCGGTGTGCGCGGACGTCGACACCGCCGCCGTCACCGCGAAGCTGCGGGCCCTGTTGGCGATCGCCGCCGCCGTGCAGCGCGGCGGCCGCATGGTCGGCGCGGAGCTGGTCGCGGCGGCCCGGTCCGAGGGCGCCACCGACCTGGAGATCCACGACACGGTCCTGATCGCGGCGGCGTTCTGCATGTTCAACCGCTACGTCGACGGGCTGGCGACGGTGCTGCCGGCCGACCCCAGCCGGTACGCCGAGCAGGCCCGGCACATCGTGGCGACCGGCTACGTCGGCTGAGCTCCGATCCTCCGGCGGCTGCGGCGGGCCACCGAGGGCCGTCGGGCCCCGCCGCAGCGTGCCAGGGTCAGCGGCTGTTGTACGGCATGGTCGGGAACCAGCCGTAGTCGAACATCGCGGGCAGCCGTACGTTCCAGTAGACGACCATGAACACGCCGAGCGCGATCAGCAGCGCACCGGT
This window harbors:
- a CDS encoding M20/M25/M40 family metallo-hydrolase, giving the protein MMDTEAIRRTARAQTSTMVRRLGVLVATESPPGAVAELRSCADLLDDWGSTVLGRPAHRIVHDGLTHLLWPAPDQQVLLIGHYDTVWPAGTITDWPFTVNGRIATGPGVCDMKSGIVQMLTALSLLPDTSRVGLLLTCDEESGSPTSRSLIEQQAGRSRVVLVGEPSTDTGALKVARKGGSVYWITVRGRAAHAGVEPHLGVNASVELAHQLLAVRTLAAEGTSVTPTMLRGGTMTNQVPESAQFCVDVRAWTGAELDRVDRMIRAITPALTGSQLLVHGGVNRYPLQESVALPLLAIAQRVGRRLGLPPVVGVHAPGASDANFTGALGVPTLDGLGGVGGGAHARDEWVDVSMMPDRAALLAGLVAEILDGSAGPTDGHPAGPADGHPAGPADGHPAGSTADRFVVPRA
- a CDS encoding carboxymuconolactone decarboxylase family protein; its protein translation is MAHINLGLDEKEHPGITGLFGYRPETAGPLNALADALLHAPHPSLTAGERELIAAYVSSLNDCSFCCSSHSAFAAAQLDGGMPLVLSVCADVDTAAVTAKLRALLAIAAAVQRGGRMVGAELVAAARSEGATDLEIHDTVLIAAAFCMFNRYVDGLATVLPADPSRYAEQARHIVATGYVG